CGAGGAGCGGGGGCTGATCATCGAGCGGCTCCAGCAGGAACCCTCGATCAGCGATTTTCACGATCCGACCGAATATGGCCGGGACACGGCGGTCGAGTTTCTCGCCGCTATCATCGAACGCCATTTCGACCTGCCGCCCGATGTTGCCCGGGCGGCGACCGACATCAGCTTCGGCCTTCCGGCTTCGGCTGGAGCCTACCTGCTGCGCACCGGAATGGACCGGCAGCAGCTTGAGGACATCACCGTTTCCATGATTTTGGGATCGGTGACGTCGCTCAAGACCGATTTTGCCGCGCGCCGCAAACCGCTTTGGGACGGCAAACCAGCAGGTTAGCCAACGCCGCGGCCTACATCGGGAAGATCGACTGCCCCCCGTCGATCACCAGCGAATGACCGGTCATATACTGGCTCGCCGGGCCAGCCAGAAACACCGCAGCCCCGGCCATATCGTCGACAGTGCCGAGCTTGCCCGAGGGGGTCCGCCGCAAGCACGCATCCTGGAACGCCTTGGGTGTGTTGAGGCTCATTTCGGTTGCAATGAACCCCGGCAGGATCGCATTGGCGCGGATACCGGCAGGGGCCAGCTCCACCGCAAGCGAGCGTACTAGGCCCGAGACGGCAGCCTTCGTTGCGGAATAGCCGCCACCGGGCACGCCCAGCAGCGCCGCGACCGAAGATGTGACGACAAGACTTCCGCCGCTCCCTTGCGCCATGAACTGCCGGGATGCTGCCTGGAAAGTGTAGACCACGCTGTTGACGTTGAGGTCGAGCGTGCTTTGCCAGTCCCCGGGAGAGAGTTGGGTGAAAGGCTTTCGCACGCCCGACCCGCCGGCATTGGCAAAACAGCTGTCAAGCCGGCCAAAGCGAGCGATCGTTAGTTCCATCGCTGCTGAGACCTGTTCCGGGTCGGTAACGTCGCAGGCGAAGTCTGCCACGTCTGCCCCATTGGCCTTCAGCGCCGCGCTCGCCGCCCGGTTGCGCTCGGCATTTCGTCCCCAGATCGCAACGCTGGCCCCGGCGCTCGCGAGGCCTCGCGCCATTCCGATGCCGAGGCCCCCATTGCCTCCGGTCACAAGTGCGACATGTCCGGTCAGATCGAACAGCTGCGGCATGGCGGCGGCTGTGTTGTTGGTGGCTGTGTCCATCAGAAGCCCGCCCGCAGGTTGACGCCATACACGCGAGGATCGAGCAGGAAGGCGCTGCGGAAACTGCCGACGAGGTTGGAGTTCACTTCGAGGAACGTGATGTCGTCGTTGTTCTGGACGTTCTTCACAAAGAAGATCAGCGCCAGATCGCGGTCGTCATGGGCAACCTGCAGCTGCAGGTCGAGCTGCTCCCAGCTGCCCACACGGTCCGCTGCGACATTGAATTCCCGCGCCCAGAAGCCGGTCTGCGAGTAGTAATCGACACGCGGTTTGAGCGACCAGCTTCCCGCAACCGGAATGTTGTATTCTGCCGCCAGCTTGAGGGTCCGGCTCGGCGCGTTGGGCAATTCGTTGCCTTGGATCTGGAAGAACGCCCCCCCGCGCGACGGATCGGACGACCGGAAATCGCTGCGGATATCGGTCTTGAGCAGGCCCAGCGCCCCTTCCAGTCGCAGCCCTTCAAGCGGCGTGAAGACCGTCTCGAGCTCGAAGCCTCGCACGCGGGTTTCGGGAATGTTGACGTTCGTGGCAAGGGTACCAACGATGTTGCCGACGATCAGATTGCTGTAATCGTATTGGAACAGCGCCCCGTTGAGGGTCAGCTTGGAATCAAGCAGCGTGTTCTTCGAACCGAGTTCCCACGAGTTGATGAATTCGGAATCGAAGGTTGGCGTACCGACGTTGCCCGGATTGAAACCGCCCGATTTGAACCCGCGCGAGAAGGTCAGATAGAGATTGTTGTCCGGCGTCGGCTGCCAGGTCACGCTGCCGCGTCCGGTCCAGGCATCGAATGAAGCCTCGCCTTCGAAGAACGGGCCCAGCGCGAAGGTGCCGCTGGCGGTGCGAATGGACTTGTCGTCCTTGGTATAGCGGATGCCGCCCAGCACACTCAGTTCAGGCGTGATATCGATGTAAACCTCACCGAACACCGCGTGCGAGGTAACGCTCGCATCGGTGGTTACCCCGGCCGCGACAAAGCCGGCGGTCCGGTTGGCGGGCATATAGGTGATGACATCGCCTGCGCTGTTGGCCTTCAGATAATACCCGCCCAGCAGGAAGTTGAACGGCCCCGACAAGTCCGATGCAAGGCGCAGTTCCTGGCTGACCTGATCGCGCTCTCCCGAACCATACTGGGCTGAACGCCAATCGGGCGACGAAATCACCTGGCCCGGACCAAGCAGATAGGTCAGGACACCATTGCCCGCGCCATTTGCGGGCGAAATCGCGGTCGGATTGAAAGCATTGGGCCGCGTGCCCTGATCGAAGTCACGGACGGAATCATTGCTGCCGTCCCGGAAGCCGGTGACCGAAGTCAGGCGCAGCCAGTCACCGATGTCCTGATTGATCTCGAAGGTGGCGAGCAGGTCCTTGGCTCTCTGTTCAGGCAGAACGTCGATGCGAACTTCACGCAGATTGGCCGGATTGGCGCTGAATGTATCGGCGCGCACAACCCCGGGGATCAGGAAGCGGTCGATCGGGAAGTTGACGGCGGGGAAATCATTTGTGACCGAGTCAGGCGAGCAGCCCAAAGTCGGATCGGGTGTGCACAGCGTCTTCACCGCGTTGGCGCGGTTGCTGTCCTCTTCGAAATACGTGACCACGAAGTCGACCGTCGTGCCGGAGCCGGTGTCGAGCCGGGCACTGCCGCGCAGGGTGAACTGGTCACGACCGTCGATGCGCGAGCCATCCTCGAGGTTGCGGGTATAGCCGTCGCGCTTGAGATAGTGCCCGGCAAACCGCAAGCCGAAGCCTTCAGTAACCGGCACGTTCACCGCACCTTCGATGCGACGCCCGTCAAAGTTCTCGACCTGCGCGCTCACATAGCCTTCGAAGGCATCTGTCGGCTTGCGGGTGACGAAATTGATCAGGCCGCCGGTGGTGTTACGGCCGAACAGGGTGCCCTGCGGGCCGCGCAGCACTTCGACCCGTTCAAGGTCGAAGAATTCACCAAATGTGCTGCCCTGCTGCAGGAATACGCCGTTGATGAGGACGCCGATGTTGGTGTCGTTGGAACCACCGAAGGACTGCGACCCGACCCCGCGGATCGTCAGGTTGCGGTTGGCTGAAAGGATGACGTTGGGTGCGTTGAACTGAAGGTCAAGCGCGTCTTCGATGCGGGCATTGCGGATGTTCTCGCCGGTCAGGGCTGTGATCGCGATGGGCACTTCCTGCACGTTTTCCTCGCGCAGCTGGGCGGTCACGATGATGACGTTTTCGCTTTGCTCGGCGGCTTCGTCAGCCTCCTGTGCGAACACAGGTTGGCTGCACAGCGCAGCAAGCGGCAGGGCCGAGATGGCCGGGAACAGCTTTTTCATTGGTATCCTCCCCTCGTTATGGGAAGGGAGATGGCACTTAATGGACTAAACGTCAATATAAACACCGATACGAGTTCATAAGTGCGTGTTTGCCACGCCAATACGGGGCTTTGCGGCATTATTCGTCACTATGCCCAATTCCCCTCCCCGCTGACTGAATGCGCCACATGGCGCGCTCCAAGCGGTCCGCGACGACTGCGCAACGTTTTCTGATCAGCTGTTGATGCTCGACTCGACCATTCCGGCATTGCCAAGCCAGACGAGCCCGCCTCGCGCAGCGGGGAACGCAATACCGGCGGCCCTGCCTTCGGCCCGTTCCCTCGCGATTCGATGGGCCGGTCGAACGAACGAAGCTTGTCAGCTTCTATCAAAACCAGACATTCGACATATCTTGGGGGAAGTTTGTCGGCTCGCGCCAAAACCTGCCGATTGGATATGGCGGAAGATGCGGGCAGACGCCTCTACGAACTCGGTCAATCCTGGCCAGAATTACGCTGGTCCAAACCTGCGGTTAATTCAGTGGTTTTGAAATACGAGAACCGGGAAAAGTCGCTCCCCTTCGCATCGGGTCAACTGCAGCTTGCGCAAGAGCCGACCTTTGCAAAGTGCCGGATAGCAATCTGACCGTAATGAACGTTACGAACCCTGTTCGTTTCTGGGTCAGATAGCCTGCTTCGGTAGCAAGACTATGGGCGATGATATAACTTGCCGCATCGGAACAGAGCCAGGCGCTCTACGGGGGAAACGCAAGATGATGTCTCGCCGATTGATGATGGCCAGTGGAGCGGCAGCAATTGTTGCGCCCGGTCTGCTCTCGCCCGGCCCCGCGTCCCCGTCATTGCGAGCGCAAGTACCCACGCGGGGTGGTGCAATCCCGCGTGATCCCGCCATCGCCGCTGCCGCGCCGCCCGTGCGCCTTGGCGGCACAATCTTCACGGCTGATGATCCCGATGCATTGTGGCAGAGGGCGGGGCTGCACACGGTGCGGGTGTTCCTGCGCAAGGGGCCATGGGCGCTGATCTGGTACCTGCAAGCGGCATCCCCGGTGGATGGTAAGCCGTTTGATGTGGTGGTCGTAGAACGGCAACGCTGGACCAGTTTGGCGGCGGAGACCCCTGCTGTCAGCTATCAGGCGAGCGTGTTTGACCGCAGCTTCCCGGTGTACGGCCATGGAGACTTTCAACGCTGGATCGCCGCATCGCGCGCTTGGCCTGTATCCGATCGTGAATTGAACCGCTGGCAAGCCAACGGCTTGTTGTTGCCGTGGGGCATCGGACCAAAGCTGCAGGCACCATCGGAATGGTCCTATCTGGACCCCGTCCCGGACTACACTCCGCTAAACAAAGGCGGGCTCACGCCGGCCATGGGGACCACCGGATTGCGCGATGAAGTGGGGCCAATTGTCCACCGGCAGGCGCGCTACATCATCGAACGCAGCGCAGAGATGCGGCGCATCACCATGAATTACGGGCTGACCGCGGCATCAATCCCGTGGCATGTGCGCGGGGCCGACGGATTGCCGCTGCTGCTCGATACCCCGAATATACCGCTGAAAGTGCAGCAATATTATCAGAACTATCCCGAAGAAAGAGTCATCGGCGTGAGCCCCGGGATGCAGTTCGATTGGGACATCGACAATGCCCACCGCCCGTGCCCGGCGTTCATCCCGGCTTTGCTATCCGAACTGCATCCGTTTTTCGTTGAGGAGCAGGTGTTTTCCGCCTGCACCGTCCTGAACACCGTTACCCCCGATTATCGCGGTACCAGCGGAAAACTGGTTGATCAGGATCAGGGCCGCGACTGGGCGTGGTCAATGCGCGATCTTGTTCTGGCCTATGCCCTGCTCCGAGCCATGCCGGCGCTTGACTGGTTGCCAACCGCAGAACGGTTCGATGCGATCCTGTCGGCCAATCTCGACCGCGCGGTGAGGGCTCTCGCAGTGCCGGGGATGGGGCAGTTGGGGATGTTCTGGGAAGGCGCTGCCGGCGACAGCCAGCCCAATCCGACCTTCTGGCCATCGATCCGGACGGGGCAGCGGCCCGGCGTCTATACGGGATCGATCGTCAATTATATTGCTTATACGCTGGATTGGGGTCGGCGACTGCATCCCGATCCGCGCTGGTCCCAATTGCAAATCGCTTTTGCAGAAAGGTTTCAGGCGCGGCGCTTTTTGGCAAGCGGGCCTTTCTGCTTCCTCAATCTGCCAGCACGGCTGGAAGGGCGCTGGTTCAGCGACTGGCGGCAAATGGCGCAGGTGCTCGGCCTGCCAGCCGATATCGCGCAGCGGCCCTGGTACAGTTTCGACAAGCCGATCGATGATCCGCGCGTCTATGAATATACCACCGAGTATCCCGCGACATTCTATCATGGCCTCAAACTGGCGCAGGCCACGGGGACCACCAATGCCGATGTGGATACGGCGGTTGCGCTGTTGGAGGCGCAGATTCGCCGGGGCGATGAGGAAAGCTTTCCTGCCTTTGCCATGCGTCATTCGCGGTAAGGTGGTGCTCGCGATCACCCAGCGCCTGAGCAGCAGTTCGAAGCCCTTGGCAGCCTTCGGGAATGGGCTGACGCCGACATACCGCTTTCGGGATCGCGTATCGGCCCCCGTTATGACCGCAGCTGGGTGGAAAGGCGACGTTCTGCTTTGCCGGCAGCACCGCGAGAACCACTCCCACCGTCTCACATGCCGCACCCAGCGCTTACAAAAGTTTGGTTAACCTTATGGATATCATTCTGAATTACCAGAAATGACACCCTGCCATGCGGATCGCAGCCGCTCTGCCTCCGTGTGAACGAAGAGAACTATCCCTAAGCACGAAAGCAGCGACGGGCCCAAGACGCCATGGAAAGTTTCGGAAATGCCTACCAAGATACCTGCCTGATAGGCCACACCGGCTTTGTCGGCGGCGCCCTGCTGCGGCAGGCCCGCTTTGATGCCTGCTTCAACAGCGCCACGATCGCTGCCATCGAGGGACGTTCGTTTGGCACGTTGGTGTGCGCCGCCGCGCCGGGTTCGATGCTCGAAGCCAACCGTTCGCCAGAGCGTGACGCCGCGCAGATCGACGGATTAATCGCGCGGCTGGCCATGATACGGGCAGAACGGTTCGTGCTGATTTCCTCCATCGCAGTGCTGGCGGACTTTGCCGGGGGCCATGACGAAGGCACGCAGTCCTTCCAGCAGGACCTCGCCTATGGCCGCCATCGCC
This DNA window, taken from Porphyrobacter sp. ULC335, encodes the following:
- a CDS encoding TetR/AcrR family transcriptional regulator; translated protein: MTVVATKRRTRLAPEERRSLILDHAADMIAREGIAELSMEAIGRAAGVSKSLVYNYFPNLQMLLSELLERELKRLRRLQSEAVNGAGTFEGMVRATTHVYLTYIEERGLIIERLQQEPSISDFHDPTEYGRDTAVEFLAAIIERHFDLPPDVARAATDISFGLPASAGAYLLRTGMDRQQLEDITVSMILGSVTSLKTDFAARRKPLWDGKPAG
- a CDS encoding SDR family NAD(P)-dependent oxidoreductase, which translates into the protein MDTATNNTAAAMPQLFDLTGHVALVTGGNGGLGIGMARGLASAGASVAIWGRNAERNRAASAALKANGADVADFACDVTDPEQVSAAMELTIARFGRLDSCFANAGGSGVRKPFTQLSPGDWQSTLDLNVNSVVYTFQAASRQFMAQGSGGSLVVTSSVAALLGVPGGGYSATKAAVSGLVRSLAVELAPAGIRANAILPGFIATEMSLNTPKAFQDACLRRTPSGKLGTVDDMAGAAVFLAGPASQYMTGHSLVIDGGQSIFPM
- a CDS encoding TonB-dependent receptor, whose amino-acid sequence is MKKLFPAISALPLAALCSQPVFAQEADEAAEQSENVIIVTAQLREENVQEVPIAITALTGENIRNARIEDALDLQFNAPNVILSANRNLTIRGVGSQSFGGSNDTNIGVLINGVFLQQGSTFGEFFDLERVEVLRGPQGTLFGRNTTGGLINFVTRKPTDAFEGYVSAQVENFDGRRIEGAVNVPVTEGFGLRFAGHYLKRDGYTRNLEDGSRIDGRDQFTLRGSARLDTGSGTTVDFVVTYFEEDSNRANAVKTLCTPDPTLGCSPDSVTNDFPAVNFPIDRFLIPGVVRADTFSANPANLREVRIDVLPEQRAKDLLATFEINQDIGDWLRLTSVTGFRDGSNDSVRDFDQGTRPNAFNPTAISPANGAGNGVLTYLLGPGQVISSPDWRSAQYGSGERDQVSQELRLASDLSGPFNFLLGGYYLKANSAGDVITYMPANRTAGFVAAGVTTDASVTSHAVFGEVYIDITPELSVLGGIRYTKDDKSIRTASGTFALGPFFEGEASFDAWTGRGSVTWQPTPDNNLYLTFSRGFKSGGFNPGNVGTPTFDSEFINSWELGSKNTLLDSKLTLNGALFQYDYSNLIVGNIVGTLATNVNIPETRVRGFELETVFTPLEGLRLEGALGLLKTDIRSDFRSSDPSRGGAFFQIQGNELPNAPSRTLKLAAEYNIPVAGSWSLKPRVDYYSQTGFWAREFNVAADRVGSWEQLDLQLQVAHDDRDLALIFFVKNVQNNDDITFLEVNSNLVGSFRSAFLLDPRVYGVNLRAGF